The Cellulomonas sp. S1-8 genome has a window encoding:
- a CDS encoding LacI family DNA-binding transcriptional regulator: MADRHGGRARSAPTIYDVAAAVGVAPSTVSRAFSRPGRVSVETSARIHEAAERLGYRANALARALPTGRTSMLAMVVSDVTNPFYFEIIRGAEAAANEQDYTLLVADVLEDAHVERTALERSLPFVEGLVLGTSRMSDSAVRVIARQRPTVVLNRVVTGIPSVVTDNAKGMRQAVEHLGSLGHRSIGYVAGPEASWADGTRWLAMREAAHDLEMHAHRVGPFPPTLAGGALAAEPVLASGVTGVVAYNDLVAIGLLRRLTQQGVRIPQDLSVVGFDDIFGAELCTPTLTTVAAPLTALGQYAVRMLLHEARARTPREVRPARLPARLVERESTAPPP, from the coding sequence ATGGCCGATCGGCATGGTGGCCGGGCACGGTCCGCCCCGACGATCTACGACGTCGCGGCGGCCGTCGGGGTCGCGCCCTCGACGGTGTCCCGCGCGTTCTCCCGGCCCGGACGCGTCAGCGTCGAGACGTCCGCGCGCATCCACGAGGCGGCCGAACGCCTGGGCTACCGCGCCAACGCGCTCGCACGCGCCCTGCCGACCGGACGCACGTCGATGCTGGCCATGGTCGTGTCCGACGTGACCAACCCGTTCTACTTCGAGATCATCCGCGGCGCCGAGGCGGCCGCCAACGAGCAGGACTACACGCTGCTCGTCGCCGACGTGCTCGAGGACGCCCACGTCGAGCGCACGGCGCTCGAGCGGTCCCTCCCGTTCGTCGAGGGCCTGGTGCTGGGCACGTCACGGATGTCGGACTCCGCGGTGCGCGTGATCGCGCGACAACGTCCGACGGTCGTGCTCAACCGCGTCGTCACCGGCATCCCGAGCGTCGTCACCGACAACGCCAAGGGCATGCGGCAGGCCGTCGAGCACCTGGGCAGCCTGGGGCACCGGTCGATCGGGTACGTCGCGGGCCCGGAGGCGTCGTGGGCGGACGGTACGCGCTGGCTGGCGATGCGGGAGGCCGCGCACGACCTGGAGATGCACGCGCACCGCGTCGGCCCGTTCCCCCCGACGCTGGCCGGCGGCGCGCTCGCAGCCGAGCCGGTGCTCGCCAGCGGCGTGACGGGCGTCGTGGCGTACAACGACCTCGTCGCGATCGGCCTGCTGCGGCGCCTGACGCAGCAGGGGGTGCGCATCCCGCAGGACCTGAGCGTCGTCGGGTTCGACGACATCTTCGGTGCCGAGCTGTGCACGCCGACGCTCACGACGGTGGCGGCCCCGCTCACGGCGCTCGGGCAGTACGCCGTGCGCATGCTGCTGCACGAGGCCCGGGCACGCACACCGCGCGAGGTCCGTCCCGCGCGACTCCCCGCCCGCCTGGTCGAGCGCGAGTCCACAGCCCCACCCCCCTGA
- the uidA gene encoding beta-glucuronidase: MLRPQDTATRERKTLDGLWDFRLDAVSEGRTAGWQQGPLTGASRMPVPASYNDIVPGAQGRDHVGDAWYQTVARVPRGWADQRVVLRFDSATHAATVWLDGQRVMQHEGGYTPFEADITQLVTPGAEIRVTALVNNELTFQTIPPGIVHDTPHGRRQQYFHDFYNFSGLHRSVWLYATPTTYVDDVTVVTGVDGTAGVVRYDVVAAGPAASDLTVRVTLRDADGAPVAQADGASGTLTVPDAHLWAPGDGYLHDLHVALVDAAGEAVDEYHQSVGIRSVEVRGTQFLINGEPFYFRGFGKHEDTPVRGKGHDDVFLVHDFALMDWMGANSFRTSHYPYADEVYDYADRAGIVVIDEVAAVGQNMGLAGGIFGGQNYTTFSPETVNDDSQAAHAQAIRELVARDKNHPSVVLWSIANEPESDTDAARAYFEPLFALTRELDPSRPVGFVNVMLATHGKCQVSELGDVLMLNRYYGWYVNTGDLAAAEDAWRTELEQWAGDGKPIIITEYGADTVAGLHSLTPEPWSEEYQEAYLDMNHRVFDSVDAVVGEHVWNFADFRTASASVFRVDGNKKGVFTRDRRPKAAAHLLRRRWTRTAD; the protein is encoded by the coding sequence ATGCTTCGCCCCCAGGACACCGCCACCCGTGAGCGCAAGACGCTGGACGGCTTGTGGGACTTCCGCCTCGACGCCGTCAGCGAGGGCCGTACCGCCGGCTGGCAGCAGGGTCCCCTCACGGGGGCGTCGCGCATGCCGGTCCCGGCCAGCTACAACGACATCGTCCCTGGAGCGCAGGGCCGTGACCACGTCGGCGACGCCTGGTACCAGACGGTCGCCCGGGTGCCGCGCGGCTGGGCGGACCAGCGCGTCGTGCTCCGCTTCGACTCCGCGACGCACGCCGCGACGGTGTGGCTCGACGGGCAGCGCGTGATGCAGCACGAGGGCGGCTACACGCCGTTCGAGGCGGACATCACCCAGCTCGTCACCCCGGGCGCGGAGATCCGCGTCACCGCGCTGGTGAACAACGAGCTGACGTTCCAGACGATCCCCCCGGGCATCGTCCACGACACCCCGCACGGGCGCCGCCAGCAGTACTTCCACGACTTCTACAACTTCTCCGGTCTGCACCGCAGCGTGTGGCTGTACGCGACGCCCACGACCTACGTCGACGACGTCACGGTCGTCACGGGCGTCGACGGCACGGCGGGCGTCGTCCGCTACGACGTGGTCGCCGCCGGCCCGGCAGCCTCGGACCTGACCGTGCGGGTCACCCTGCGCGACGCCGACGGCGCGCCGGTCGCGCAGGCCGACGGCGCGTCCGGCACGCTCACCGTCCCCGACGCCCACCTGTGGGCCCCGGGCGACGGGTACCTGCACGACCTGCACGTCGCGCTGGTCGACGCTGCGGGCGAGGCCGTCGACGAGTACCACCAGAGCGTCGGCATCCGCAGCGTCGAGGTGCGCGGCACGCAGTTCCTCATCAACGGGGAGCCGTTCTACTTCCGCGGGTTCGGCAAGCACGAGGACACCCCGGTGCGCGGCAAGGGGCACGACGACGTGTTCCTCGTCCACGACTTCGCCCTCATGGACTGGATGGGCGCCAACTCGTTCCGCACGTCGCACTACCCCTACGCCGACGAGGTCTACGACTACGCGGACCGTGCGGGCATCGTCGTCATCGACGAGGTCGCGGCCGTGGGCCAGAACATGGGCCTGGCCGGCGGGATCTTCGGCGGGCAGAACTACACGACCTTCTCGCCCGAGACGGTGAACGACGACTCGCAGGCCGCGCACGCCCAGGCGATCCGTGAGCTGGTCGCACGCGACAAGAACCACCCGAGCGTCGTCCTGTGGTCCATCGCCAACGAGCCCGAGTCGGACACCGACGCCGCCCGCGCGTACTTCGAGCCGCTGTTCGCGCTGACCCGCGAGCTCGACCCGTCGCGGCCCGTCGGCTTCGTCAACGTCATGCTCGCGACGCACGGGAAGTGCCAGGTCTCGGAGCTGGGCGACGTGCTCATGCTCAACCGTTACTACGGCTGGTACGTCAACACCGGCGACCTGGCCGCAGCCGAGGACGCCTGGCGCACCGAGCTCGAGCAGTGGGCGGGGGACGGCAAGCCGATCATCATCACCGAGTACGGCGCCGACACCGTCGCGGGCCTGCACTCCCTGACGCCGGAGCCCTGGTCGGAGGAGTACCAGGAGGCGTACCTCGACATGAACCACCGCGTGTTCGACTCCGTCGACGCCGTCGTCGGCGAGCACGTCTGGAACTTCGCGGACTTCCGCACCGCGTCGGCCTCGGTCTTCCGCGTCGACGGCAACAAGAAGGGCGTGTTCACGCGCGACCGCCGGCCCAAGGCCGCCGCGCACCTCCTGCGCCGCCGCTGGACCCGCACCGCCGACTGA